From Alosa sapidissima isolate fAloSap1 chromosome 2, fAloSap1.pri, whole genome shotgun sequence, one genomic window encodes:
- the LOC121704049 gene encoding mitogen-activated protein kinase kinase kinase 3-like isoform X1, with the protein MRPPYNVASCLLASVRVRGKNNDGYRTTMDRVREYDNLKQQLENGELTQKGFDTRVKKLLVAKETGQSEGSSSSSNDYLTAAEAFAKAKHLVQPQVVKKKQYPLAVKPSKSSLLKVKMAPMEWRPRTTKRSGKYQKIILEEIPPRVVLQGDETYDDLLKIGQEMFWPDKHDQSEFTLCHGDGSRWTKVEFSAEFKTVSDMTTPWKRTLYVGRRELDNLEVICVDDETTAPDEEDEGDMDQSMFDEDSSAESARGSSAGTAVAQHISNLRVNSESTAEAAVGENWTSESAVEGNESVKASHDPILPSLYLPRVPYVDSSLIKYDERLLLGEGTFGQVYGGSYQGTPAAVKRIVLGSAKAEEQDIHHEINVSLRLSHPNIVRLLAAARSDTCFLLATEYIHGAPLDVVINSDSCIVKLEGHDDEFIALDLAMATEYIHAQQVIHQDLKPANVMIQLQSKRAVLTDWGLANIRDTVQLRQGSRAQGQAVGPMGGTFLYMAPECILHFQDASWYTDMWSLGATYLELFTRSSPWLIRKQRELAALMASKTPPHALQSLNEKYHFLGTLLNYEPQSRPNASGVVEFLKSGLGLDLESRYGYKW; encoded by the exons ATGCGACCGCCATACAACGTAGCCTCATGCTTACTAGCCAGTGTAAGAGTGCGGGGAAAGAACAACGACGGCtacagaacg ACAATGGACAGAGTTAGAGAGTACGACAACTTAAAACAACAACTTGAAAATG GAGAGCTGACTCAAAAAGGGTTTGACACACGAGTAAAAAAGCTTCTGGTGGCAAAGGAAACCG GGCAGAGTGAAGGGAGTTCCAGTTCTAGCAATGATTATTTGA CTGCAGCTGAGGCTTTTGCCAAAGCAAAACATCTTGTACAGCCGCAAGTTGTGAAGAAGAAGCAATATCCACTGGCAGTTAAACCATCAAAGTCGTCACTTCTAAAG GTTAAAATGGCTCCCATGGAGTGGAGGCCACGGACTACAAAGAGGTCAGGGAAATATCAAAAAATTATTTTGGAAGAGATCCCTCCCCGTGTTGTCCTGCAGGGAGATGAGACCTATGACGACCTGCTAAAAATAGGACAAGAAATGTTCTGGCCTGACAAGCACGATCAAAGTGAATTCACCCTTTGCCATGGAGACGGTAGTAGGTGGACCAAGGTGGAATTCTCTGCAGAGTTCAAAACTGTTTCTGATATGACCACTCCTTGGAAAAGGACTCTTTATGTTGGACGAAGAGAATTGGATAATTTGG AAGTTATCTGCGTAGATGATGAAACTACAGCACCAG atgaggaggatgaagggGATATGGATCAAAGTATGTTTGATGAG gaTTCCAGTGCCGAGTCAGCTAGAGGCAGTAGTGCAGGGACAGCTGTAGCTCAACACATTTCAAATCTCAGGGTCAACAGTGAGTCAACTGCAGAGGCAGCGGTAGGTGAGAATTGGACATCAGAGAGTGCAGTGGAGGGAAATGAGAGTGTGAAGGCTTCACACGATCCCATCCTGCCCTCTT TGTATCTTCCACGTGTCCCATATGTGGACAGCTCCTTAATCAAATACGATGAAAGGCTTCTCCTTGGAGAAGGAACGTTTGGTCAGGTGTACGGAGGCTCGTACCAGGGTACACCTGCGGCTGTAAAAAGAATAGTGTTAGGAAGTGCCAAAGCAGAAGAGCAGGACATCCACCATGAAATAAATGTGTCTCT GAGACTGTCACATCCCAACATTGTGAGACTTCTGGCGGCAGCTCGCAGTGACACCTGCTTTTTGTTGGCTACAGAGTATATCCATGGAGCTCCTCTTGATGTCGTCATTAACTCTGACAGCTGCATTGTAAAG CTGGAAGGACACGATGACGAATTCATCGCTCTCGATCTAGCAATGGCGACAGAGTATATCCATGCACAGCAGGTTATTCATCAGGACCTTAAGCCAGCCAATGTTATG ATTCAATTACAGTCGAAGAGGGCAGTCCTAACAGACTGGGGTTTGGCCAATATTAGAGACACTGTCCAGCTTCGCCAAGGTAGCCGTGCACAAGGACAGGCTGTAGGGCCCATGGGCGGGACATTCCTGTACATGGCACCTGAGTGCATCCTGCACTTTCAGGATGCCTCCTGGTACACTGACATGTGGTCCCTGGGGGCCACCTATCTGGAATTGTTCACAAGGTCATCCCCATGGCTCATCAGAAAACAACGAGAGCTGGCTGCTCTCATGGCATCGAAGACCCCTCCACACGCTCTCCAAAGTCTCAACGAGAAGTACCACTTTTTGGGTACATTGCTCAACTATGAGCCGCAATCCCGACCCAACGCCTCAGGAGTAGTAGAATTTCTCAAGTCAGGGCTTGGCCTGGATTTAGAGAGCCGATATGGGTATAAGTGGTAG
- the LOC121704049 gene encoding mitogen-activated protein kinase kinase kinase 3-like isoform X2, which produces MRPPYNVASCLLASVRVRGKNNDGYRTTMDRVREYDNLKQQLENGELTQKGFDTRVKKLLVAKETGQSEGSSSSSNDYLTAAEAFAKAKHLVQPQVVKKKQYPLAVKPSKSSLLKGDETYDDLLKIGQEMFWPDKHDQSEFTLCHGDGSRWTKVEFSAEFKTVSDMTTPWKRTLYVGRRELDNLEVICVDDETTAPDEEDEGDMDQSMFDEDSSAESARGSSAGTAVAQHISNLRVNSESTAEAAVGENWTSESAVEGNESVKASHDPILPSLYLPRVPYVDSSLIKYDERLLLGEGTFGQVYGGSYQGTPAAVKRIVLGSAKAEEQDIHHEINVSLRLSHPNIVRLLAAARSDTCFLLATEYIHGAPLDVVINSDSCIVKLEGHDDEFIALDLAMATEYIHAQQVIHQDLKPANVMIQLQSKRAVLTDWGLANIRDTVQLRQGSRAQGQAVGPMGGTFLYMAPECILHFQDASWYTDMWSLGATYLELFTRSSPWLIRKQRELAALMASKTPPHALQSLNEKYHFLGTLLNYEPQSRPNASGVVEFLKSGLGLDLESRYGYKW; this is translated from the exons ATGCGACCGCCATACAACGTAGCCTCATGCTTACTAGCCAGTGTAAGAGTGCGGGGAAAGAACAACGACGGCtacagaacg ACAATGGACAGAGTTAGAGAGTACGACAACTTAAAACAACAACTTGAAAATG GAGAGCTGACTCAAAAAGGGTTTGACACACGAGTAAAAAAGCTTCTGGTGGCAAAGGAAACCG GGCAGAGTGAAGGGAGTTCCAGTTCTAGCAATGATTATTTGA CTGCAGCTGAGGCTTTTGCCAAAGCAAAACATCTTGTACAGCCGCAAGTTGTGAAGAAGAAGCAATATCCACTGGCAGTTAAACCATCAAAGTCGTCACTTCTAAAG GGAGATGAGACCTATGACGACCTGCTAAAAATAGGACAAGAAATGTTCTGGCCTGACAAGCACGATCAAAGTGAATTCACCCTTTGCCATGGAGACGGTAGTAGGTGGACCAAGGTGGAATTCTCTGCAGAGTTCAAAACTGTTTCTGATATGACCACTCCTTGGAAAAGGACTCTTTATGTTGGACGAAGAGAATTGGATAATTTGG AAGTTATCTGCGTAGATGATGAAACTACAGCACCAG atgaggaggatgaagggGATATGGATCAAAGTATGTTTGATGAG gaTTCCAGTGCCGAGTCAGCTAGAGGCAGTAGTGCAGGGACAGCTGTAGCTCAACACATTTCAAATCTCAGGGTCAACAGTGAGTCAACTGCAGAGGCAGCGGTAGGTGAGAATTGGACATCAGAGAGTGCAGTGGAGGGAAATGAGAGTGTGAAGGCTTCACACGATCCCATCCTGCCCTCTT TGTATCTTCCACGTGTCCCATATGTGGACAGCTCCTTAATCAAATACGATGAAAGGCTTCTCCTTGGAGAAGGAACGTTTGGTCAGGTGTACGGAGGCTCGTACCAGGGTACACCTGCGGCTGTAAAAAGAATAGTGTTAGGAAGTGCCAAAGCAGAAGAGCAGGACATCCACCATGAAATAAATGTGTCTCT GAGACTGTCACATCCCAACATTGTGAGACTTCTGGCGGCAGCTCGCAGTGACACCTGCTTTTTGTTGGCTACAGAGTATATCCATGGAGCTCCTCTTGATGTCGTCATTAACTCTGACAGCTGCATTGTAAAG CTGGAAGGACACGATGACGAATTCATCGCTCTCGATCTAGCAATGGCGACAGAGTATATCCATGCACAGCAGGTTATTCATCAGGACCTTAAGCCAGCCAATGTTATG ATTCAATTACAGTCGAAGAGGGCAGTCCTAACAGACTGGGGTTTGGCCAATATTAGAGACACTGTCCAGCTTCGCCAAGGTAGCCGTGCACAAGGACAGGCTGTAGGGCCCATGGGCGGGACATTCCTGTACATGGCACCTGAGTGCATCCTGCACTTTCAGGATGCCTCCTGGTACACTGACATGTGGTCCCTGGGGGCCACCTATCTGGAATTGTTCACAAGGTCATCCCCATGGCTCATCAGAAAACAACGAGAGCTGGCTGCTCTCATGGCATCGAAGACCCCTCCACACGCTCTCCAAAGTCTCAACGAGAAGTACCACTTTTTGGGTACATTGCTCAACTATGAGCCGCAATCCCGACCCAACGCCTCAGGAGTAGTAGAATTTCTCAAGTCAGGGCTTGGCCTGGATTTAGAGAGCCGATATGGGTATAAGTGGTAG